The Schizosaccharomyces pombe strain 972h- genome assembly, chromosome: I genome contains a region encoding:
- the tcd1 gene encoding Moeb/ThiF domain-containing protein, whose amino-acid sequence MAGFKVPSWITYKSFWIAVSSSVTTACVILGTLEFRKHRSIRRLQSMIVPEAGKSIQLSSSGVPIEIYDAGEEDEGISKGVPYDENLIREQLARNYAFFGEDGMERLRNSFVIVVGCGGVGSWVINMLARSGVQKIRIVDFDQVSLSSLNRHSIATLQDVGTPKTLAIKKAIKKFAPWIEVDARNALFNPDSADDLLSGNPDFVIDAIDNIQTKVDLLSYCYNHKLPVIASTGSACKSDPTRVNIADISATSEDPLSRATRRRLRLLGIMEGIPVVFSTEKPDPRKASLLPLSEEEFEKGDVDELSALPEFRARILPVIGPMPGIFGLTIATYVLTSIAKYPMDPISTMTRPRLYEEAVKRLHAEARKAGVNLDKTFNASEMSYIIEEVYVGRSALPPHESQKVTVVRWNPQLPFDHTNLVAMTRNEARYHEDNVLAKNVDPSTVYGKDVIEVVHSFLRRLRMWEMLY is encoded by the coding sequence ATGGCAGGTTTCAAAGTCCCTTCGTGGATAACGTATAAATCCTTTTGGATTGCTGTCTCCTCTTCTGTAACGACAGCATGCGTAATCCTTGGAACGTTGGAGTTTCGTAAACATCGCTCAATTCGTCGCTTACAGTCGATGATTGTTCCTGAAGCTGGTAAAAGTATTCAACTTTCTTCTTCTGGTGTACCTATAGAAATTTATGATGCTGGGGAAGAGGATGAAGGAATAAGCAAAGGCGTTCCGTACGATGAAAATCTGATACGTGAACAGCTGGCTCGAAATTATGCATTTTTTGGAGAAGACGGTATGGAGCGTCTGCGCAACTCTTTTGTTATCGTCGTAGGCTGTGGTGGTGTTGGAAGCTGGGTGATTAATATGCTTGCACGCTCTGGTgtgcaaaaaattagaattgTCGATTTTGATCAAGTATCTCTTAGTAGCCTAAATCGTCATTCCATAGCCACGTTGCAAGATGTTGGTACTCCAAAGACTCTTGCTATAAAAAAGGcgattaaaaaatttgccCCTTGGATTGAAGTAGATGCTCGTAACGCACTTTTCAATCCCGACTCCGCCGACGATCTTTTGTCTGGCAATCCTGATTTTGTAATCGACGCTATAGATAACATCCAAACTAAAGTTGATTTATTAAGTTATTGCTACAACCACAAACTTCCCGTAATTGCTTCTACCGGGTCTGCATGCAAATCTGATCCGACTCGTGTTAACATAGCAGATATATCAGCTACTTCTGAAGATCCTTTATCAAGAGCTACTCGTCGTAGGTTGCGTCTCCTTGGTATTATGGAAGGTATTCCTGTCGTATTTTCTACTGAAAAACCAGATCCTAGAAAAGCAAGTTTGTTACCTCTCTCTGAGGAAGAGTTTGAAAAAGGAGACGTTGATGAGTTGAGTGCTTTACCCGAATTCCGTGCTCGTATTCTTCCTGTAATAGGACCTATGCCTGGTATTTTTGGACTTACAATTGCTACTTATGTTTTGACTTCTATTGCTAAATACCCTATGGATCCCATTTCTACCATGACGCGTCCTCGCTTATACGAAGAGGCTGTTAAACGTTTACATGCTGAAGCTCGCAAAGCTGGAGTAAACCTAgataaaacttttaatgcATCTGAGATGTCATATATCATTGAGGAGGTTTACGTTGGTAGAAGCGCTCTTCCCCCGCATGAGTCTCAAAAAGTCACTGTTGTTCGATGGAACCCACAATTACCTTTTGATCACACCAATCTTGTAGCTATGACACGGAACGAAGCTCGCTATCATGAAGATAATGTCTTAGCAAAGAATGTGGATCCTTCTACAGTATATGGCAAGGATGTAATTGAGGTTGTTCACAGTTTTCTAAGGCGATTACGAATGTGGGAAATGctttattga
- a CDS encoding RNA-binding protein translates to MSDSRQNSQREDNYSRDRRSRFTEDSYSRRDSQRSGNEAPRESRYYRKEEHLQERSRSRSPARDSRWKSSSSGFAPAHPPIEEPTNNGAEAAAAAARRIAESLQSTKATSSRTSYDHSEGITSTTSASPPSAPAPPLPPSSEGPAVDIPPSMADITSKVIEGDGVFMQDVEINNVRNRYILVRASTLSEIENKSGVQLFSKGRYYPNKALATDKDPPLYLHIVSHNRKDLTVALQEIESWINKDMGPLIDERRFRRREDNERNNSNSPRNFSTHGNGNGENGQPRRKWLEEKVYINLTPSRGFHLRQAIVGPQGAYVKHIQQETRTRVQIKGQGSAFIEPSTNRESDEPIHLCIMSHDPNAIQRAKVLCEDLIASVHQQYKAWKSQPKDRDQNQGNRAYNPPNRNQAFSARDSRQEKTQPTNASPAPLVTPSLPVPSIPAVPGMEAMAMPPGVTSSIAVPTTSSMPLQGMPTMFGAPGVSAPGTEAPGTGTPGLTTPGVDPYAAYGGYNAYVQYYQQQIYAQMHGVSGDQSHPQ, encoded by the coding sequence ATGTCTGATTCAAGACAAAATTCCCAACGGGAAGATAATTATTCTCGGGATAGACGATCTAGGTTTACGGAGGATTCGTATAGTAGAAGAGATTCACAGCGGTCGGGCAATGAGGCACCCCGAGAATCAAGATATTATCGCAAAGAAGAACACCTTCAAGAGCGTTCTCGAAGTCGAAGTCCTGCTAGAGATTCAAGATGgaaatcttcttcatcaggTTTTGCCCCAGCGCATCCGCCAATCGAAGAACCGACAAACAATGGAGCTGAGGCAGCAGCTGCTGCCGCCAGACGGATCGCCGAATCATTACAAAGTACAAAAGCAACGTCCAGCAGGACTTCATATGATCATTCAGAAGGGATAACCTCAACGACATCTGCGTCACCTCCAAGTGCACCTGCTCCTCCACTTCCTCCAAGTTCTGAGGGACCCGCAGTTGATATTCCTCCGTCTATGGCCGATATTACTAGCAAGGTTATAGAAGGGGACGGTGTCTTTATGCAGGATGTTGAAATTAACAATGTGCGTAATCGCTACATTTTGGTGCGTGCCTCAACCCTTTCTGAGATCGAGAATAAAAGTGGCGTGCAATTATTTTCCAAAGGACGATATTATCCAAATAAAGCTTTAGCTACTGACAAGGATCCTCCACTCTATCTCCACATAGTATCGCATAACAGGAAAGATCTAACGGTTGCCCTGCAGGAAATTGAATCTTGGATTAATAAAGACATGGGTCCTTTAATCGACGAGCGAAGATTTCGCCGCCGAGAAGATAATGAAAGGAATAACTCTAACTCGCCTCGTAATTTTTCAACGCATGGCAATGGTAATGGGGAAAACGGTCAACCGCGACGAAAGTGGctagaagaaaaagtatatattaatttaactCCAAGTCGTGGATTTCATTTACGTCAAGCAATTGTTGGCCCACAGGGAGCATATGTAAAGCATATACAACAGGAAACTCGCACCCGTGTTCAGATTAAAGGGCAAGGTTCTGCTTTCATAGAGCCATCGACAAACCGCGAATCAGACGAACCTATACATTTGTGCATCATGAGTCACGATCCTAATGCCATCCAAAGAGCTAAGGTTTTATGCGAGGATTTAATAGCCAGTGTCCACCAACAGTATAAAGCTTGGAAGTCACAACCAAAAGATCGTGATCAAAATCAAGGAAATCGTGCCTACAATCCACCAAACCGGAATCAGGCATTCTCCGCACGAGACTCACGACAAGAAAAAACTCAACCAACTAATGCTTCCCCTGCACCATTAGTAACACCATCGTTACCCGTACCATCTATTCCAGCTGTTCCAGGAATGGAAGCTATGGCAATGCCTCCTGGTGTCACTTCATCTATTGCAGTACCGACGACTTCTTCTATGCCTTTACAGGGTATGCCTACTATGTTTGGTGCTCCTGGAGTTAGTGCTCCTGGTACAGAAGCACCAGGGACTGGTACGCCTGGTTTAACTACTCCAGGAGTAGATCCGTACGCAGCTTATGGAGGATACAATGCGTATGTACAATATTATCAACAGCAAATTTATGCTCAAATGCATGGTGTCAGCGGTGATCAATCGCACCCACAGTAG
- the lag1 gene encoding sphingosine N-acyltransferase Lag1 — protein sequence MSNRKADEKHHMSSSSLTNDRSYIRNLSNRKTSISRKVPITRTLEDPSNFVAKDGTKLVQAPLFLLVWQKEICLSIIAICFACLLSPSLRPYAEPFIFLSYKQPDGSYGKGPKDACFPIFWVIVFTAFRVIVMDYVFRPFVLNWGVRNRKVIIRFCEQGYSFFYYLCFWFLGLYIYRSSNYWSNEEKLFEDYPQYYMSPLFKAYYLIQLGFWLQQILVLHLEQRRADHWQMFAHHIVTCALIILSYGFNFLRVGNAILYIFDLSDYILSGGKMLKYLGFGKICDYLFGIFVASWVYSRHYLFSKILRVVVTNAPEIIGGFHLDVPNGYIFNKPIYIAFIILLFTLQLLIYIWFGMIVKVAYRVFSGEEATDSRSDDEGEDEEASSTNEDK from the coding sequence ATGAGTAACCGAAAAGCTGATGAAAAACATCATATgtcttcatcttctttgACAAACGATCGCTCCTACATTCGTAACCTTTCAAACAGAAAAACAAGCATCTCCCGAAAAGTCCCCATTACCAGAACTCTTGAAGATCCCAGCAATTTTGTTGCAAAGGATGGAACAAAATTAGTGCAAGCCCCACTGTTTCTGCTTGTCtggcaaaaagaaatttgcCTTTCTATTATAGCGATTTGTTTCGCCTGTTTGCTTTCTCCTTCCTTACGGCCCTATGCGGAgccatttatttttctttcatatAAACAACCCGATGGCTCTTACGGTAAAGGCCCAAAAGATGCCTGCTTTCCCATATTTTGGGTTATAGTGTTCACGGCGTTTCGTGTCATTGTCATGGACTACGTATTCCGGCCCTTCGTATTAAATTGGGGAGTTCGTAATCGCAAGGTGATAATACGATTTTGTGAACAAGGCTacagttttttttactacCTTTGTTTTTGGTTCCTGGGTCTATATATATATCGCAGTAGTAACTACTGGAGCAATGAGGAGaaactttttgaagattATCCTCAGTATTACATGAGTCCTTTGTTCAAAGCTTACTATTTGATTCAGCTAGGGTTCTGGCTTCAACAAATCCTTGTCCTTCATTTAGAACAAAGAAGGGCCGATCATTGGCAAATGTTTGCTCACCATATAGTCACTTGTGCATTGATTATTTTGAGTTATGGATTTAACTTTTTGCGTGTCGGAAATGCcattttgtatatatttgaTCTCTCTGATTACATTCTTTCCGGTGGTAAGATGTTAAAGTACCTTGGGTTTGGGAAAATTTGTGATTATCTTTTCGGTATTTTCGTGGCTAGCTGGGTGTATTCTAGGcattatcttttttccaaaattttgcGTGTTGTTGTAACTAATGCTCCTGAAATCATTGGTGGCTTTCACCTAGACGTTCCCAATggttatatttttaacaaaccTATATATATAGCATTTATCATCCTCCTCTTTACTTTACAATTGTTAATTTACATATGGTTTGGTATGATTGTAAAGGTCGCTTATCGTGTTTTTTCTGGAGAAGAAGCTACTGACAGTCGTTCTGATGATGAGGGCGAAGACGAGGAGGCGAGTTCAACGAATGAGGATAAATAA
- the sle1 gene encoding protein sle1: MSHASKNYNAQLTAAAASTALHGTKKIYNSNENDRAVNSFLGNRTSYGEAVNGSPQYDYMRSRMSTLGSANQPMAPPSLRNRSSVYLPTPAGPPQIPVNTGKRYTLTSSSANYMTKSERQMRPPKSYDFPPSQQVRPSTSRSPSYASYNSEEVNFQSYQDPRLLPRTSQMYMPDNNYSPAVKSPAAQRRSSSYMVPANSRGSPANYNTPYYPTAIPPPIEEYSPSVSLPTSPVAEESYNNVQRSSTVRNNTTQKSVLKKPSRKMSPAYTSSYRQNSPSSQVPPVSKKHVIIYENKEGSSSSESVYEDVFEDFDPSGSNQASLRSTSTIHYTPSSKRISVIPPNTSNIGSRVVSRSGQNNNQPAQPGQYNQQSQPVQSYQSGQSTQHFQPVQPIQPVQSTQYYQPSSPVQPVQNGVPAPPMQPVQSTQYYQPSSPVQPVQNVKPAQPAQPSLEDAAKRRVEEMLRQMDITPTASSTTANNAYASAEPHPSAFPDDMNSVFSDSSFERERDSGRGRSTNLFSKFKSGRSRSKASGEAPYSYPAPPVPSVNNAGARLTLRDSGAAPEATYSLRQPSNHAYSEGRSYTFTGGQPPSVPTMPYGSRFANDSDSMMGSTADFSSKKKGGKFKAFKKFFKMRF, translated from the coding sequence ATGAGCCATGCTTCAAAGAATTATAACGCGCAGTTAACTGCTGCTGCTGCGTCCACCGCACTTCACGgaacgaaaaaaatttacaatagtaatgaaaatgatagAGCCGTAAACTCGTTTTTGGGAAATAGAACTTCTTATGGAGAGGCAGTCAATGGCTCACCTCAATATGATTACATGCGCTCTCGGATGTCTACGTTAGGAAGTGCCAATCAACCGATGGCTCCTCCTAGTCTGCGAAATCGTAGTTCTGTGTATTTGCCTACACCAGCAGGCCCTCCCCAAATTCCTGTAAATACTGGAAAGCGCTATACGCTTACTTCTTCCTCAGCAAATTATATGACAAAGTCAGAAAGGCAGATGAGGCCTCCAAAGTCCTATGACTTTCCACCATCTCAACAAGTTAGGCCGAGTACCTCGCGCTCACCATCTTACGCTTCTTATAATTCAGAGGAAGttaattttcaatcttATCAGGATCCTCGATTGCTTCCTCGTACTTCTCAAATGTACATGCCAGATAACAACTATTCTCCTGCAGTAAAAAGCCCTGCTGCTCAAAGAAGATCCAGCAGTTATATGGTACCTGCTAATTCTCGTGGGTCACCTGCTAATTATAATACTCCTTATTATCCTACTGCAATCCCTCCCCCAATCGAAGAATATAGTCCTTCCGTTAGCCTTCCCACATCTCCAGTTGCTGAAGAATCGTATAACAATGTTCAACGTTCTTCTACTGTTAGAAATAATACCACTCAAAAGTCGGTACTCAAAAAACCAAGCAGAAAAATGTCACCTGCTTATACATCTAGCTACAGACAAAATAGTCCTTCATCTCAAGTTCCCCCAGTTAGCAAAAAACACGTCATTATTTATGAGAACAAGGAAGGATCGTCTTCCTCTGAATCTGTTTACGAAGACGTCtttgaagattttgatCCCTCGGGGTCAAATCAGGCGTCTTTGAGGTCGACGTCGACTATCCATTACACTCCTTCGTCTAAAAGAATATCTGTTATTCCGCCTAATACTAGTAACATTGGTTCACGAGTAGTTAGCAGGTCTGGGCAGAATAACAACCAACCTGCCCAACCTGGACAGTACAATCAGCAGTCGCAACCTGTACAGTCCTATCAATCAGGGCAATCTACCCAACATTTTCAACCGGTTCAACCTATACAGCCAGTACAATCAACTCAATACTACCAACCCAGCTCACCGGTGCAGCCCGTTCAGAATGGCGTACCAGCTCCACCTATGCAGCCAGTTCAATCAACGCAGTATTATCAGCCAAGTTCGCCAGTACAACCTGTACAGAATGTTAAACCCGCTCAACCAGCACAACCTTCATTAGAAGACGCTGCCAAAAGACGTGTCGAGGAAATGTTACGTCAAATGGACATTACACCTACCGCTTCTAGCACCACTGCTAACAATGCCTATGCTTCTGCAGAACCTCACCCTAGTGCTTTCCCTGATGACATGAATTCTGTTTTCTCAGATAGCAGCTTTGAACGTGAGCGTGATAGTGGTAGGGGAAGAAGCACGAATCTATTTTCCAAGTTTAAATCCGGTCGCTCTAGGTCAAAAGCTTCTGGTGAAGCCCCTTACAGTTATCCTGCACCTCCTGTTCCCTCTGTCAATAATGCTGGGGCTCGTCTTACTTTACGCGATAGTGGTGCCGCTCCTGAAGCAACTTATAGTCTTCGACAACCATCCAATCACGCGTACTCCGAGGGACGTTCCTATACATTTACAGGAGGGCAGCCACCGTCTGTGCCAACAATGCCTTATGGAAGTAGGTTTGCAAACGACAGTGATAGTATGATGGGCAGTACTGCTGACTTTTCGTCGAAAAAGAAGGGCGGTAaatttaaagcatttaagaaattttttaaaatgcgTTTCTGA
- the mug125 gene encoding protein mug125, whose translation MILKDSLEAKSCFKSSQTSHLAARVAMENPQKGNVINAQSSRQPSSENEFRENLFFKEMRTNGKNEHETSCRSVVLYRNSKSAKRYPLSTKCARISYMQGNKDTKTALTKKYKSNEDVSRMRKKGNKYPQCKSKNLYDSLKLEECIESWSLNQKQNENFYEHTHLNSRDDSNPSSCDRETFFLSDEDSEISLMEGLSSIENGYPDEKETLAALDNVKLSDENAAHLGYLVKYFQNYTDKIILKETLMDWEDKEPSLQELTESTKYLENLADTDHRTSNKPFLFLR comes from the coding sequence ATGATTCTTAAAGATTCATTAGAAGCTAAGAGTTGCTTTAAGTCATCGCAAACTTCTCATCTTGCTGCTCGTGTTGCCATGGAAAACCCACAAAAAGGAAATGTTATTAATGCCCAATCCAGCCGGCAGCCATCGTCAGAAAATGAATTCCGTGAAAATCTATTCTTTAAGGAAATGAGAACAAACGGGAAAAATGAACATGAAACTTCTTGCCGTTCTGTCGTGCTCTATAGAAATTCTAAAAGTGCTAAACGATATCCACTGTCAACTAAATGTGCAAGGATATCTTATATGCAGGGAAACAAAGATACAAAAACTGctttaactaaaaaatataaatcaaACGAGGATGTAAGCAGAATgagaaagaaaggaaataaatatcCACAATGCAAGTCGAAAAACTTGTATGATAGTTTAAAACTAGAAGAATGCATTGAATCATGGTCCCTAaatcaaaagcaaaatgaaaatttttatgaacATACCCATTTAAATTCCAGAGATGACAGCAATCCTTCCTCGTGCGATCGCGaaacattctttttaaGTGACGAAGACTCAGAAATATCTCTTATGGAAGGACTTTcaagtattgaaaatggGTACCCTGATGAGAAGGAGACCCTAGCTGCCCTCGATAATGTAAAGCTTTCAGATGAAAATGCTGCACATCTAGGATATTTGGTTAAATATTTCCAAAACTACACTGATAAGATCATACTCAAAGAGACACTAATGGATTGGGAAGACAAGGAACCTTCGCTGCAGGAGTTAACTGAATCTACTAAGTATCTTGAAAATCTTGCGGATACAGACCATCGAACAAGCAACAAACCGTTTCTATTTCTTCGTTAA